One part of the Paenibacillus silvisoli genome encodes these proteins:
- a CDS encoding DEAD/DEAH box helicase, producing the protein MRGYTGTETVVVDGYWKEGEGLVLTAAHAVGLTLRLRRLLFAWHEASWFGADIEERSDERHKRTELTMPPSIAMDYLSVPQPVRLLKVAWTERLQALAQLAELLREALLRGWFSPDWTRWRAEARAWRLDLPRGEEETLVRWQRLVPQLEEQGDLGAVQGWLSGIVEELIASDDAVGAAWRSAVSETGEGALMMKAADEDDWLVAIGLKRDTAPFRIALQLLEPNERQSWRLRPAVRDREDTGRWMTLEPAEAGDDAARFAFPADAPEAWREHFEERLRKEEQKWAAALTDGDGAVGDVGLIRTELNDSEAFEFLERDSVKLLAAGCSVLLPAWWEAARSRKMRLKAKVRSSVGSTEQSMFGLQQIVDFDWKLAVGNVDMSEAEFMKLASENRRLMQIGGEWVHLDPGDMERLRKWLKKNGGKRGLTMRDVFEMHLRGGAELEPEDELHDALTAEVELNEHLAAWIGQLNESADLPLVDKPEAFQGELRPYQLQGVSWLAFLRRFGLGGCLADDMGLGKTIQFTAYLQHVLQHGSLGPSLLICPTSVIGNWEKELERFAPGLRVLVHYGPKRLRGPYFEAEVAEADLVITSYTLAPIDEEELGSISWDVICLDEAQNIKNYYTKQSSAIRGFSAHHRIALTGTPMENRLTELWSLYDFTNPGYLGSLNEFRKAVVLPIEKERDEALITELQRWVKPFMLRRLKKDPAIALALPEKNEMRTYLSLTVEQGALYENMVSELMNQLETAGMQQRRGIILSALTRLKQVCDHPSLLLKEDRDLLPSAWDPERSNKVLRVLEMVEEIAAEGERCLIFTQYVEMGLTLKRLLEERLGLPTPYLYGAVPKAERDKMIASFQNEQEPGCAFVLSLKAGGTGLNLTAANHVIHFDRWWNPAVENQATDRAFRIGQTRNVQVHKYVTLGTLEERIDDMITRKQLLNDQVVSQSENWITEMSTDELRELFSLRKHRLKG; encoded by the coding sequence ATGAGAGGTTACACGGGTACGGAAACGGTCGTCGTGGACGGCTATTGGAAAGAAGGCGAAGGCCTTGTTCTAACGGCGGCGCATGCTGTCGGCCTGACGCTTCGGCTCCGCCGGCTGCTCTTTGCCTGGCATGAAGCCTCTTGGTTCGGCGCGGACATCGAGGAGCGTTCGGACGAGCGGCATAAGCGGACGGAGCTGACGATGCCGCCGTCGATCGCGATGGACTACTTGTCCGTGCCGCAGCCGGTCCGGCTGCTGAAGGTGGCGTGGACCGAGCGGCTGCAGGCGCTTGCGCAGTTGGCGGAATTGCTCCGCGAGGCGCTGCTCCGCGGCTGGTTCTCGCCGGATTGGACGCGCTGGCGGGCGGAAGCGCGGGCTTGGCGGCTTGATTTGCCGCGAGGCGAAGAGGAGACGCTCGTCCGGTGGCAGCGGCTTGTGCCGCAGCTGGAGGAGCAGGGCGATCTCGGCGCGGTGCAAGGGTGGCTGAGCGGCATCGTGGAAGAGCTGATCGCTTCCGATGACGCCGTCGGCGCGGCTTGGCGCAGCGCCGTTTCGGAGACCGGCGAAGGCGCGCTGATGATGAAAGCGGCCGACGAGGACGACTGGCTGGTCGCGATCGGATTGAAGCGCGATACCGCGCCGTTCCGGATCGCGCTGCAGCTGCTGGAGCCGAATGAACGGCAAAGCTGGCGGCTGCGGCCGGCGGTGCGTGACCGCGAGGATACGGGGCGCTGGATGACGCTGGAGCCGGCCGAAGCTGGGGATGACGCCGCGAGATTTGCTTTTCCGGCGGATGCGCCCGAGGCGTGGCGCGAGCATTTTGAAGAACGGCTACGAAAGGAAGAGCAGAAGTGGGCGGCTGCGCTTACGGATGGAGATGGGGCTGTCGGCGACGTCGGCTTGATTCGGACGGAGCTGAACGATTCCGAGGCGTTCGAGTTTCTGGAGCGCGACAGCGTGAAGCTGCTTGCGGCAGGCTGCTCCGTGCTGCTGCCGGCTTGGTGGGAAGCGGCGCGGAGCCGCAAAATGCGCCTGAAAGCGAAGGTGCGCTCTTCGGTCGGCTCAACGGAGCAGTCGATGTTCGGCTTGCAGCAAATCGTCGATTTCGACTGGAAGCTCGCCGTCGGCAACGTCGACATGAGCGAAGCCGAATTTATGAAGCTGGCGTCGGAGAACCGCAGGCTGATGCAAATCGGCGGCGAGTGGGTTCATCTGGACCCGGGCGACATGGAACGGCTGCGCAAATGGCTGAAGAAGAACGGCGGGAAGCGCGGCCTGACGATGCGCGACGTGTTCGAAATGCATTTGCGCGGCGGAGCGGAGCTGGAGCCGGAGGATGAGCTGCACGATGCGCTGACGGCGGAGGTGGAGCTGAACGAGCATTTGGCCGCTTGGATCGGCCAGTTGAACGAATCCGCAGACCTGCCGCTCGTCGACAAGCCCGAAGCGTTCCAGGGCGAGCTGCGGCCTTATCAGCTGCAAGGCGTTTCCTGGCTGGCTTTTCTGCGCAGGTTCGGACTTGGCGGCTGCTTGGCGGACGACATGGGTCTTGGCAAAACGATTCAGTTCACCGCGTACCTCCAGCACGTGCTGCAGCATGGCAGCCTTGGGCCGTCTTTATTGATTTGCCCGACCTCGGTCATCGGCAACTGGGAGAAGGAGCTGGAGCGTTTCGCGCCGGGGCTGCGTGTACTCGTTCATTATGGGCCGAAGCGGCTGCGCGGGCCGTATTTCGAGGCTGAGGTGGCCGAAGCGGATCTGGTCATCACTTCCTATACGCTCGCGCCGATTGACGAGGAGGAGCTGGGCTCCATATCGTGGGATGTGATCTGCTTGGATGAGGCGCAGAACATCAAAAACTACTACACGAAGCAATCGTCCGCCATTCGCGGCTTCTCGGCGCATCACCGGATCGCGCTGACGGGTACGCCGATGGAGAACCGGTTGACGGAGTTGTGGTCGCTCTACGATTTTACGAATCCGGGCTATTTGGGCTCGTTGAACGAATTCCGCAAAGCGGTCGTGCTGCCGATCGAGAAGGAGCGCGACGAAGCGCTTATTACGGAGCTGCAGCGGTGGGTGAAGCCGTTCATGCTGCGGCGGTTGAAGAAGGATCCGGCCATCGCGCTCGCGCTCCCGGAGAAGAACGAGATGCGCACCTATCTGTCGCTCACGGTGGAGCAAGGCGCGCTGTACGAGAATATGGTGTCGGAGCTGATGAATCAGCTGGAGACGGCGGGCATGCAGCAGCGGCGGGGGATTATTTTGTCCGCGCTGACGCGGCTTAAGCAGGTTTGCGACCATCCGAGCCTGCTGCTGAAGGAAGACCGGGATCTGCTTCCGTCCGCTTGGGATCCGGAGCGCTCCAATAAAGTGCTTCGGGTGCTGGAGATGGTGGAGGAAATTGCGGCGGAAGGCGAGCGCTGCCTGATTTTCACGCAATATGTGGAGATGGGCCTGACGCTGAAGCGGCTGCTGGAGGAGCGGCTCGGCCTGCCGACGCCGTATTTGTACGGCGCCGTGCCGAAGGCGGAGCGGGATAAGATGATCGCGTCGTTTCAAAATGAGCAGGAGCCGGGCTGCGCGTTTGTGCTGTCGCTGAAGGCAGGCGGCACCGGTCTTAACTTGACCGCCGCGAACCATGTCATTCATTTCGACCGGTGGTGGAATCCGGCGGTCGAGAATCAGGCGACGGACCGGGCATTCCGGATCGGCCAGACGCGCAATGTGCAGGTGCACAAGTACGTGACGCTCGGCACGCTCGAAGAGCGGATCGACGACATGATCACGCGCAAGCAGCTGCTGAACGATCAAGTCGTCAGCCAGTCGGAGAACTGGATCACCGAGATGTCGACCGACGAGCTGCGCGAGCTGTTCTCGCTGCGGAAGCATCGGTTGAAAGGCTAG
- a CDS encoding carbohydrate ABC transporter permease has protein sequence MYKALRNPYTYLAFIVPTLALYCLFFIYPVVVSFIYGFYQWDGISEKLFIGIDNFKRLAHDEVFLKSLGNNFYFMAFSLIVNIPLVFLIAIMVSKARRMRGFYKSAVFVPVVISTATVAILFGVLYNYESGMINQVLRAIGGESWAKEWLSDPHLAMLSILIANAWQNIGFFIVLCLAAILNIPKEIGEAAKIDGVNAWSETWRITLPLVRPVLFVMLLLTVSGTLKVLDIVQIMTNGGPFQSTEVMSTYALKVGFRSLELGYGSAIGVAMFILILIMTGILQRVSKSEEVQY, from the coding sequence ATGTACAAAGCGCTCAGAAATCCCTATACGTATCTTGCATTTATCGTCCCGACGCTGGCGCTCTACTGCCTGTTTTTCATTTATCCGGTCGTTGTATCTTTCATTTACGGCTTTTATCAATGGGATGGCATTTCCGAAAAATTGTTTATCGGCATCGATAACTTCAAACGGCTCGCACACGACGAAGTGTTCTTGAAATCGCTCGGCAACAACTTTTATTTCATGGCTTTTTCCCTCATCGTCAACATTCCGCTCGTGTTTCTGATCGCCATCATGGTCAGCAAGGCAAGACGCATGCGCGGCTTCTATAAATCGGCTGTGTTCGTCCCGGTCGTCATTTCGACGGCGACGGTCGCGATTTTGTTCGGCGTGCTGTACAACTACGAGTCCGGCATGATCAACCAAGTGCTCCGCGCGATTGGCGGCGAAAGCTGGGCGAAGGAATGGCTGTCCGATCCGCATCTGGCGATGCTCTCGATTCTCATTGCGAACGCATGGCAAAATATCGGCTTCTTCATCGTGCTGTGCCTCGCGGCGATACTCAATATCCCGAAGGAAATCGGCGAAGCCGCGAAGATCGACGGCGTCAACGCGTGGAGCGAGACATGGCGGATTACGCTGCCGCTCGTCCGTCCGGTGCTGTTCGTCATGCTGCTTCTAACCGTTTCCGGTACGTTAAAAGTGCTGGATATCGTGCAAATTATGACCAACGGCGGACCGTTCCAATCGACGGAGGTCATGTCGACGTATGCGCTTAAAGTCGGCTTCCGTTCGCTCGAGCTCGGGTACGGCAGCGCCATCGGCGTGGCGATGTTCATCCTAATCTTGATAATGACCGGCATTTTGCAGCGCGTATCGAAATCCGAGGAGGTGCAGTACTAA
- a CDS encoding ABC transporter substrate-binding protein produces the protein MKKGLTAAAVTLMSASLVLSACGSKDENNANNTATNTTTNETTTNNGTTNEAPAAKDVTLSLRHTQIKETSKVRLKILQDVVAKTEQDNPGLKFNLEGIDEVVNRDQKLKAEMAAGNPPDIFEVFGGADLNLYVKAGRMLDLTPIIEELGIKDKFASLDEFTIDGKVYGLPFGGYSEGIFYNKKLFTEYGLQVPKTFQELLAVADAVKAKGKTPFALAAKDGWVNGMLWNTVMERHVGIDAFGKLLTGEAKWTDPDFVAGFGDYATLVNNDYFTKGALGLPYAEQGAQFLKGDAAMVFTGSWDANRFTGDEAGDLKGNIGYFSFPSIDGGKGDQTSINASYSNGFGFSANLTADQVEAVKKFIANFFNEEIQKRTLLEDKVLPSMKLSDMSGVDPLISEVLTVMGSASSSWKAFDAIVQPSVGADVGVGLQELIGKVKKPEEVAAKIQASQEKANAQK, from the coding sequence ATGAAGAAAGGATTAACGGCAGCGGCAGTGACGTTGATGTCGGCGTCGCTGGTACTCTCCGCATGCGGCTCCAAAGACGAGAACAACGCGAACAATACGGCAACGAATACGACGACGAACGAAACAACGACGAACAACGGAACGACGAACGAAGCGCCAGCGGCGAAGGACGTCACGCTGTCCCTGCGCCACACGCAAATTAAAGAAACAAGCAAAGTGCGCCTCAAAATTTTGCAGGACGTCGTAGCGAAGACCGAGCAAGATAACCCGGGCTTGAAATTCAACCTCGAAGGCATCGACGAAGTCGTCAACCGCGATCAGAAGCTGAAAGCGGAAATGGCGGCGGGCAACCCGCCCGACATCTTCGAAGTATTCGGCGGCGCGGACCTGAACCTGTACGTGAAAGCGGGCCGCATGCTCGACCTGACGCCGATCATCGAAGAGCTCGGCATCAAAGACAAGTTCGCGAGCTTAGACGAGTTCACGATTGACGGCAAAGTGTACGGTCTGCCATTCGGCGGCTACAGCGAAGGCATTTTCTACAATAAGAAGCTGTTCACGGAGTACGGCCTCCAGGTGCCGAAAACGTTCCAAGAGCTGCTTGCCGTAGCGGATGCGGTCAAAGCGAAAGGCAAAACGCCGTTCGCGCTCGCCGCAAAAGACGGCTGGGTAAACGGCATGCTGTGGAACACCGTCATGGAGCGCCACGTCGGTATCGACGCGTTCGGCAAGCTGCTGACCGGCGAAGCGAAATGGACCGATCCGGATTTCGTAGCGGGCTTCGGCGATTACGCCACGCTCGTGAACAATGATTACTTCACGAAAGGCGCACTCGGCCTTCCGTACGCAGAGCAAGGCGCGCAATTCCTGAAAGGCGACGCGGCTATGGTCTTCACGGGCAGCTGGGATGCGAACCGCTTCACGGGCGACGAAGCCGGCGACCTGAAAGGCAACATCGGCTACTTCTCCTTCCCGTCCATCGACGGCGGCAAAGGCGATCAAACGTCGATCAACGCGAGCTACTCGAACGGCTTCGGCTTCTCCGCGAATCTGACCGCCGACCAAGTGGAAGCGGTAAAAAAATTCATCGCGAACTTCTTTAACGAAGAGATCCAAAAACGTACGCTGCTCGAAGACAAGGTACTGCCTTCGATGAAGCTGTCCGACATGTCCGGCGTAGATCCGCTGATTTCCGAAGTGCTTACCGTAATGGGCAGCGCATCCTCCTCGTGGAAAGCGTTCGACGCGATCGTTCAACCGAGCGTAGGCGCCGACGTAGGCGTAGGCTTGCAAGAGCTGATCGGCAAAGTGAAGAAGCCGGAAGAGGTTGCGGCAAAAATCCAAGCATCCCAAGAAAAAGCGAACGCTCAAAAATAA
- a CDS encoding cache domain-containing sensor histidine kinase, producing the protein MNLRPKLLLAFIGLIVAPLILLGIVSFLNSEHLLEKKYSEQTEITLKAVGGNIRYFFREIDQITDSSVTSATVQEALKSSRNSVDDASRLIAISQYEKNLGKIMFQQHPALSMIMLYGKDGTQFRSYRNDPTTFKKITYDMLQQHAIYPEIKRLAGRPKWIGPYEQPELTGTGATLFTQLRVVLDVDTFNDSGLMVTQVKSDEIDNMLRDFTLSGEQQTQTRYLIINDEGLVMLDSSHQLEGKLTKSQTQLPLQKTARYASYRTMFDHQDSLVSAYNLDRSGWVLLSVKSWESLTSENIRFVQWIGGITLLCLIFAILFNIFFVSRVAKAIIRVVRKMRLVEQGMLDTRVPTSGGKDETVLLARSFNSMVETIGRLLSEVRTEQERKQRAEMMLMQAQIKPHFLFNTLESINALAAQNEGSKIMQMVRRLSILLRTSMHHSETINVRQEIDHVRSYLEIQKYRFEDVFSYELSIPDEALEYTILKLTLQPLVENSIQHGFEGLPHVGLISISVHLEDGSVIFTIADNGIGMNEEALKRINGLTPELERDLDLNVAEQGERRGLGLRNVADRLRIHYGSPYGLMLCSQEGYGTTIRIKIPRDRGERL; encoded by the coding sequence ATGAATTTGCGTCCGAAGCTGCTGCTTGCTTTTATAGGCTTGATCGTTGCGCCGCTTATATTGCTCGGCATCGTGTCGTTCCTCAACTCGGAGCATCTGCTGGAGAAAAAATATAGCGAGCAGACGGAAATTACGCTGAAGGCGGTCGGCGGCAACATCCGCTATTTCTTCCGGGAAATCGATCAAATTACCGATTCCAGCGTAACGAGCGCGACGGTGCAGGAAGCGCTGAAGAGCTCGCGCAATTCGGTCGACGACGCCAGCCGGTTGATCGCCATCAGCCAATACGAGAAAAATCTCGGCAAAATCATGTTCCAGCAGCATCCGGCGCTGAGCATGATCATGCTGTACGGCAAGGACGGGACGCAGTTCCGTTCTTACCGGAACGATCCGACGACGTTTAAAAAAATCACCTACGACATGCTGCAGCAGCATGCCATTTATCCCGAGATCAAGCGGCTGGCGGGAAGGCCGAAGTGGATCGGTCCCTACGAGCAGCCGGAGCTGACCGGAACGGGGGCCACGCTGTTTACGCAGCTGAGGGTCGTCCTTGACGTCGATACGTTTAACGACTCCGGCCTCATGGTCACGCAGGTGAAGAGCGACGAAATCGACAACATGCTGCGCGACTTTACGCTCTCCGGCGAGCAGCAGACGCAAACGCGCTACTTGATCATCAACGACGAAGGGCTCGTCATGCTCGACAGCAGCCATCAGCTGGAAGGAAAGCTGACCAAGAGCCAAACCCAGCTGCCGCTGCAAAAGACGGCGCGCTATGCCAGCTACCGCACCATGTTCGATCATCAGGATTCTCTCGTCTCGGCGTACAATCTCGACCGCAGCGGGTGGGTCCTTCTTTCCGTCAAATCGTGGGAGTCGCTGACGAGCGAGAACATCCGGTTCGTGCAGTGGATCGGCGGCATCACGCTGCTCTGTTTGATTTTTGCCATTCTATTTAATATCTTCTTCGTAAGCCGCGTTGCCAAAGCGATCATTCGCGTCGTTCGCAAAATGCGCCTAGTCGAGCAGGGGATGCTCGATACCCGCGTCCCAACATCTGGTGGGAAGGACGAAACGGTGCTTCTCGCACGCAGCTTCAACAGCATGGTGGAGACGATCGGCCGGCTGCTCAGCGAGGTGCGCACGGAGCAGGAACGGAAGCAGCGGGCGGAGATGATGCTGATGCAGGCGCAAATCAAGCCGCATTTTCTGTTTAACACGCTGGAGTCGATCAATGCGCTCGCAGCGCAGAACGAAGGAAGCAAAATCATGCAAATGGTGCGCAGGCTGAGCATTCTGCTTCGTACGAGCATGCATCATTCCGAGACCATTAACGTGCGGCAGGAAATCGACCATGTGCGCAGCTACTTGGAGATCCAGAAGTACCGGTTCGAGGATGTGTTCAGCTACGAGCTGTCGATCCCGGATGAAGCGCTGGAGTATACGATTTTGAAGCTGACGCTCCAGCCGCTCGTCGAGAACAGCATTCAGCACGGCTTCGAGGGTCTGCCGCATGTCGGACTGATTTCGATTTCGGTGCATTTAGAGGATGGCTCGGTCATCTTCACGATCGCCGATAACGGCATCGGCATGAATGAAGAAGCGTTGAAACGGATAAACGGGCTTACGCCGGAGCTCGAGCGGGATTTGGATTTGAATGTCGCAGAGCAGGGCGAGCGCCGCGGGCTTGGCTTGCGCAACGTCGCCGACAGGCTGCGCATCCATTACGGCTCGCCATACGGGTTGATGCTGTGCAGCCAGGAAGGGTACGGAACGACGATCCGGATTAAGATACCGCGAGATAGAGGTGAACGGCTATGA
- a CDS encoding SWIM zinc finger family protein — protein MVMEWTRMNGGRIVSTFFQLDDQRLHTLETAVASSIPLEVLQLGFDFYRREKVLSVQVMDGTSVYGTVRDAAICAVTLDCDEFGFSTCTCPAKGYCKHMAAVFYAYYAYAGKSPDEVHNRMLYGGGDPLYAAGEAPAASPESVSGAAEAPKTGLEAEPRLWLADMEAKHGEVWRQCRHSLHPLQPVLTAIKAVSKNWDESLRRIHWMQGILFTVELSERAYSHTDSYSRYYYEMAFARMTEPWISQYQELAGELNPDTMTPLERTAVEQLLKLFHEREMDREQQLHRWESLYFALWGQLVHDSVWTESEMAWLERKLASEREAGHPSFFVPMALAFLAFADNRDDDAIELLSRTVFNRTALLACDCALQRLEERDWTKLSGWIGYLYGGLTIERKSKAFGPFLSMCRLADLQQPDNPSWQHYLVSFLPHSYSALTEHWLDRHQYEKWADLQLLFGIEPDEMDVQLVREISKAAPHVLYPLYHQAIDGAIRSRNRQGYRQAVKLMKRLEKLYKAEKEGDRWNRYVDGVVRKHGRLRALQEELWRGKIIT, from the coding sequence ATGGTTATGGAATGGACGCGAATGAACGGGGGACGCATCGTGAGCACGTTTTTTCAGCTGGATGACCAGCGGCTGCATACATTGGAAACGGCTGTCGCCAGCAGCATCCCCCTAGAGGTGCTGCAGCTCGGCTTTGATTTTTACCGGCGCGAAAAGGTGCTTTCCGTCCAAGTGATGGACGGGACATCGGTCTACGGGACCGTACGGGATGCCGCAATCTGCGCCGTGACGCTGGATTGCGACGAGTTTGGCTTCAGCACCTGCACCTGCCCTGCGAAAGGCTACTGCAAGCATATGGCGGCCGTATTTTATGCGTATTACGCTTATGCCGGCAAAAGCCCTGACGAAGTGCACAACCGGATGCTATATGGCGGAGGCGACCCGCTATATGCGGCCGGGGAAGCGCCGGCTGCGTCGCCGGAATCGGTTTCCGGGGCGGCTGAAGCGCCAAAAACCGGACTCGAAGCCGAGCCTCGGCTATGGCTCGCCGACATGGAGGCGAAGCACGGCGAGGTGTGGCGGCAATGCAGACATTCGCTGCATCCGCTGCAGCCGGTGCTGACGGCGATAAAGGCCGTTTCGAAAAATTGGGACGAAAGTCTGCGCCGGATTCATTGGATGCAAGGCATTCTTTTCACCGTGGAGCTGTCGGAGCGCGCCTATTCGCATACGGACAGCTACAGCCGGTATTATTACGAAATGGCGTTTGCCCGGATGACCGAGCCTTGGATCAGCCAATATCAAGAGCTGGCCGGCGAGCTGAATCCGGATACGATGACGCCGCTCGAACGCACCGCCGTGGAGCAGCTGCTGAAATTGTTCCACGAACGGGAAATGGACCGCGAGCAGCAGCTTCACCGGTGGGAATCGTTGTATTTCGCGTTGTGGGGCCAGCTTGTTCATGATAGCGTTTGGACGGAATCGGAGATGGCGTGGCTGGAGCGGAAGCTGGCGAGCGAGCGCGAGGCCGGACATCCGAGCTTCTTCGTCCCGATGGCGCTGGCGTTTCTTGCTTTCGCGGACAACCGCGACGACGATGCCATCGAGCTGCTCAGCCGGACGGTTTTCAACCGGACGGCGCTGCTCGCCTGCGATTGCGCGCTGCAGCGGCTGGAGGAGCGGGACTGGACGAAGCTGTCCGGCTGGATCGGCTATTTGTACGGCGGCTTGACCATCGAGCGCAAATCGAAGGCGTTCGGCCCGTTCTTGTCCATGTGCCGGCTCGCGGACTTGCAGCAGCCGGACAATCCGAGCTGGCAGCATTATTTGGTTTCGTTTCTGCCGCATTCGTACTCGGCGTTGACCGAGCATTGGCTGGATCGGCACCAATACGAGAAATGGGCGGATTTGCAGCTGCTCTTCGGCATCGAGCCCGACGAAATGGATGTGCAATTGGTGCGGGAAATCAGCAAGGCCGCGCCTCATGTGCTCTATCCGTTGTATCACCAAGCGATCGACGGCGCGATCCGTTCGCGCAACCGGCAAGGGTACCGACAGGCGGTCAAGCTGATGAAAAGGCTGGAGAAACTATATAAAGCGGAGAAGGAAGGCGATCGCTGGAACCGCTACGTGGACGGCGTCGTCCGGAAGCATGGGCGGCTGCGCGCGCTGCAGGAAGAGCTCTGGAGGGGTAAAATCATCACATGA
- a CDS encoding carbohydrate ABC transporter permease, which produces MERILTSGKIAPSTLQRSSFLRNSQLPLHLSLWVYVIIVLFPLLWLLLSSFKTNREITVNTWALPTTFNFDNYKAAWESAHIGQYAFNSLIVTMAACFLTIVLSAATAFALSRMKYKALSKKVYGFILLGLLVPPGALFIPLYRLVTDLHLYDTHQALILVYCTYALPITIFILHAFMQSVPSELEEAGIMDGLSAAGLFARVIVPVSMPALVTVFILAFIGNWNEYILSQLLVTTESLRTLPTGMATFNDGYRTNFASLSAAVIISIIPVLLVYMFLQRQIIDGMTAGSVKG; this is translated from the coding sequence ATGGAACGCATCCTGACATCCGGCAAAATCGCTCCATCCACGCTGCAGCGCTCGAGCTTTCTGCGCAACAGCCAGCTGCCGCTGCATCTCTCGTTGTGGGTTTACGTCATTATCGTGCTTTTCCCGTTATTGTGGCTGCTGCTGTCCTCGTTCAAAACGAACCGCGAAATTACGGTGAATACGTGGGCGCTGCCGACCACCTTTAATTTCGATAACTACAAGGCCGCTTGGGAAAGCGCCCATATCGGACAATACGCGTTCAACAGCTTGATCGTCACAATGGCAGCCTGCTTCCTGACCATCGTGCTGTCGGCGGCCACGGCATTTGCTTTGTCGCGAATGAAATATAAGGCGCTCAGCAAAAAGGTATACGGGTTCATTTTGCTCGGATTGCTCGTGCCTCCGGGGGCGCTTTTCATTCCGCTGTACCGTTTAGTGACCGATTTGCATTTGTACGATACGCATCAGGCGCTCATTTTGGTATACTGCACATATGCTTTGCCGATTACGATTTTTATCTTGCACGCGTTCATGCAGTCCGTTCCGTCGGAGCTTGAAGAGGCCGGCATTATGGACGGGCTTAGCGCGGCAGGCTTGTTCGCCAGAGTCATCGTGCCGGTGTCGATGCCGGCGCTCGTGACGGTTTTCATCCTGGCGTTCATCGGCAATTGGAACGAATATATACTCTCCCAGCTTCTCGTAACGACGGAATCATTGCGCACGCTGCCGACAGGCATGGCGACCTTCAACGACGGCTACCGGACAAATTTCGCCTCGCTTTCCGCGGCGGTCATCATTAGCATCATTCCGGTTCTGCTCGTCTATATGTTCCTGCAGCGTCAAATTATCGACGGCATGACCGCAGGCAGCGTGAAGGGCTAG
- a CDS encoding aldo/keto reductase gives MKYTYLGRSGLKVSRLCLGTMNFGVDTDEQEAFRIMDAALDAGINFFDTANIYGWGENAGRTEEIIGRWFAQGGGRRERTVLATKFYGDMHDKNDGPNRDGGLSSYKLRRHLEASLKRMQTDHIELYQMHHVDRSVSWEELWPAFQAAQQQGKIGYVGASNFAGWDLAVAQGEAKARGIIGLVSEQHKYNLLCRLPELEVLPAAKGLGIGVIPWSPLDGGLLAGNARHGGGGKRSGNSERLEKHAAQLDAYGKLCDELGEREDVVSLAWLLANPAVTAPIIGVRTAEQFDRSLRAVELELDEATLKRIDEIFPGPGAEAPRAYAW, from the coding sequence ATGAAGTACACGTATTTGGGACGTTCGGGTTTGAAAGTTAGCCGCTTATGCTTGGGGACGATGAATTTCGGCGTCGATACGGACGAGCAGGAAGCGTTTCGGATTATGGATGCGGCGCTGGATGCGGGAATCAACTTCTTCGACACGGCAAATATTTACGGCTGGGGCGAGAACGCGGGCCGCACGGAAGAGATCATCGGCCGCTGGTTCGCGCAAGGCGGCGGACGCCGCGAACGCACCGTGCTCGCAACGAAATTTTACGGCGATATGCATGACAAAAACGACGGTCCGAACCGCGACGGCGGCCTTTCCTCGTACAAGCTTCGCCGTCACCTCGAAGCATCGCTGAAGCGGATGCAAACCGACCACATCGAGCTGTACCAGATGCATCACGTGGATCGCAGCGTGAGCTGGGAAGAGCTGTGGCCGGCATTCCAAGCGGCGCAGCAGCAAGGCAAGATCGGCTACGTCGGCGCCAGCAACTTCGCAGGCTGGGATCTAGCCGTTGCCCAAGGCGAGGCGAAAGCCCGCGGAATAATCGGACTTGTATCGGAACAACATAAATATAACCTGCTCTGCCGGTTACCGGAACTCGAAGTGCTGCCGGCTGCCAAAGGACTCGGCATCGGCGTCATCCCATGGAGCCCGCTGGATGGCGGCCTGCTCGCAGGCAACGCCCGCCACGGCGGCGGCGGCAAGCGCAGCGGCAACAGCGAGCGCCTCGAGAAGCATGCCGCGCAGCTCGACGCCTACGGCAAGCTGTGCGACGAGCTCGGCGAGCGCGAGGACGTCGTATCGCTGGCATGGCTGCTGGCGAACCCGGCTGTCACCGCGCCGATCATCGGCGTGCGCACGGCAGAGCAATTCGACCGTTCGCTCCGCGCAGTGGAGCTTGAGCTGGACGAAGCGACGCTGAAACGGATCGATGAAATTTTCCCAGGCCCAGGCGCAGAAGCACCGCGTGCGTACGCTTGGTAA